GTAAACAGTAAGGTTTTTTCATTGTCTGATTGAAGAAGATTGATATCTGAATAATTAATATTTGAAATGACAAATTTTGTTGAATCAATTTTTTGTACATCAATTTTTCCGGAAAATATTATTTTGACAAAAGCAGAATCAATTGGAATATTATATACAGAGCCATTGTTTGACATATACTTACTATTTATAGATACATATTCCACACTTAAATTCTTCAAGTCATCAACAGGTGCGTTTGTTTTACATGAAATCAAAAAGAATGAAAGAAGAATCAATATCGATAATAAGTATGATTTCATTTTGATAGTTGTTGATTTTATTTAAATTATTTTCTTAAACATAGACTGTGGAAAAAAACACTTTCTCCACAGTCTATTTTCAGCACTATAATCTCAAAAAACGTTGTATAAAAATAAATTTAAAAATGTTTTTATGAATTATACCGTTTTATTATCTACCAGCAAGTTCAAGTTGATATAAATAACCTATATCAGAACCTGCCAAAGCACGTTTCCATACACGTACTTCATCAATTTGACCAACTAAACCTTTATTCCAACTATCTGTGGTTGTACCGGTAGCAAAAGTTTCAAGTGCACCTAAAACCGGATGACATGGAGTTGTTATAACAAAGTCTTTTGTCGCAGTAGCATCTCTGTTTTCCCATTTTGGATTTGAAATTTTAACTCCATTTGAGTAGACTTTAAATAACTTAGTGGTATTATCCCACGTAATAACCATATGAGCCCATTTTCCTCCTACTTTATTAGGATATGCAACATTTCCATCCGCAGCTTCCTCAGCACTTACTTTGATTGTATTTCTCGAATCTTGCCATCCTAAATCAGTATTTGAAACAATAAGACCTTTAAATATAATACTATCACTTGTTGATTTATACCAAGCAGTTTCA
The genomic region above belongs to uncultured Paludibacter sp. and contains:
- a CDS encoding conserved exported hypothetical protein (Evidence 4 : Unknown function but conserved in other organisms) produces the protein MKKIKLISLLVIAFFAVTFTSCKKEETLPPIGGYNSADEVGKTDLVAYWPLNGDGKESLSSTAPTKSSNVTWVDGVKDKAASFNLGYLLYGTLANLGTNLNNGFTVSAWVKLTNNQDATNAASVIFSLARANEWAGSINMMSETAWYKSTSDSIIFKGLIVSNTDLGWQDSRNTIKVSAEEAADGNVAYPNKVGGKWAHMVITWDNTTKLFKVYSNGVKISNPKWENRDATATKDFVITTPCHPVLGALETFATGTTTDSWNKGLVGQIDEVRVWKRALAGSDIGYLYQLELAGR